The Panicum virgatum strain AP13 chromosome 5K, P.virgatum_v5, whole genome shotgun sequence genome has a window encoding:
- the LOC120708005 gene encoding tryptophan--tRNA ligase, chloroplastic/mitochondrial-like isoform X3 codes for MSRALLAHVLHRPPLLGSRSGAGARGLLASRIHPLRRLNCSAAEAAPGPTEEAPASPARKKRVVSGVQPTGMVHLGNYLGAIKNWVALQDLYETFFFIVDLHAITLPYDAPELSKATRSTAAIYLACGIDSSKASIFVQSHVRAHVELMWLLSSSTPIGWLNRMIQFKEKSRKAGDENVGVALLTYPVLMASDILLYQSDLVPVGEDQTQHLELTREIAERVNNLYGGRKWKKLGGKGGSLFKVPEALIPPAGARVMSLTDGLSKMSKSAPSDQSRINLLDPKDVIVNKIKRCKTDSFPGLEFDNPERPECRNLLSIYQIITGKSKEEVVSECQDMNWGTFKTTLTDALIEHLQPIQARYEEIVSDPGYLDNVLLEGAGKASEIADITLNNVYQAMGFLRR; via the exons ATGAGCCGCGCGCTGCTCGCCCATGTCCTCCACCGCCCACCGCTCCTCGG CTCGAGGAGTGGCGCTGGCGCCCGAGGACTGCTCGCTTCTCGCATCCACCCTCTCCGTCGTCTCAATTGCAGCGCGGCCGAAGCGGCTCCCGGCCCCACCGAGGAGGCGCCTGCTTCTCCGGCGAGGAA GAAAAGAGTAGTTTCTGGTGTACAGCCAACGGGAATGGTTCACCTTGGAAATTATCTTGGTGCTATTAAGAATTGGGTTGCACTTCAG GATTTGTACGAGACATTCTTTTTCATCGTTGACCTGCACGCA ATTACTTTACCATATGATGCACCAGAGCTATCTAAAGCAACAAGAAGCACAGCTGCAATATATCTGGCATGTGGCATTGACAGCTCCAAG GCTTCTATTTTTGTACAGTCTCATGTCCGTGCTCATGTTGAGTTGATGTGGCTGTTGAGTTCTTCTACTCCTATTGGCTGGCTCAACAGAATGATCCAGTTCAAAGAGAAGTCACGCAAGGCG GGTGATGAAAATGTTGGGGTGGCACTTCTGACTTATCCTGTTCTAATGGCCTCTGACATCCTTTTGTACCAG TCCGACTTGGTACCTGTTGGTGAAGATCAGACACAACATTTGGAATTAACTCGTGAAATTGCTGAACGTGTAAATAATCTCTATGGTGGAAGAAAGTGGAAGAAATTGGGAGG GAAAGGTGGTTCTCTATTTAAG GTTCCTGAAGCCCTTATTCCTCCAGCTGGGGCTCGTGTTATGTCCCTAACTGATGGTCTATCCAAG ATGTCCAAATCTGCGCCTTCAGATCAGTCTCGTATCAACCTTCTTGACCCAAAAGAT GTGATTGTCAATAAGATCAAGCGCTGCAAAACTGACTCATTTCCAGG CTTGGAGTTTGACAACCCAGAGAGGCCGGAATGCAGAAATCTTCTCTCAATCTACCAGATTATTACTGGGAAGTCTAAAGAG gAAGTTGTTAGCGAGTGCCAAGATATGAACTGGGGAACATTCAAGACTACCCTTACAGATGCTTTGATTGAGCATTTGCAACCTATTCAG GCCCGTTATGAGGAGATAGTGTCTGATCCAGGCTATTTGGATAATGTTCTTTTGGAAGGAGCAGGAAAAGCTTCCGAGATAGCAGACATCACCCTCAACAATGTATACCAAGCCATGGGTTTCTTGCGCAGATAG
- the LOC120708005 gene encoding tryptophan--tRNA ligase, chloroplastic/mitochondrial-like isoform X4 has translation MSSTAHRSSARGVALAPEDCSLLASTLSVVSIAARPKRLPAPPRRRLLLRRGSMPRASLHVWCSTKRVVSGVQPTGMVHLGNYLGAIKNWVALQDLYETFFFIVDLHAITLPYDAPELSKATRSTAAIYLACGIDSSKASIFVQSHVRAHVELMWLLSSSTPIGWLNRMIQFKEKSRKASDLVPVGEDQTQHLELTREIAERVNNLYGGRKWKKLGGKGGSLFKVPEALIPPAGARVMSLTDGLSKMSKSAPSDQSRINLLDPKDVIVNKIKRCKTDSFPGLEFDNPERPECRNLLSIYQIITGKSKEEVVSECQDMNWGTFKTTLTDALIEHLQPIQARYEEIVSDPGYLDNVLLEGAGKASEIADITLNNVYQAMGFLRR, from the exons ATGTCCTCCACCGCCCACCGCTCCTCGG CTCGAGGAGTGGCGCTGGCGCCCGAGGACTGCTCGCTTCTCGCATCCACCCTCTCCGTCGTCTCAATTGCAGCGCGGCCGAAGCGGCTCCCGGCCCCACCGAGGAGGCGCCTGCTTCTCCGGCGAGGAAGTATGCCCCGCGCCTCCCTGCACGTGTGGTGTTCGAC GAAAAGAGTAGTTTCTGGTGTACAGCCAACGGGAATGGTTCACCTTGGAAATTATCTTGGTGCTATTAAGAATTGGGTTGCACTTCAG GATTTGTACGAGACATTCTTTTTCATCGTTGACCTGCACGCA ATTACTTTACCATATGATGCACCAGAGCTATCTAAAGCAACAAGAAGCACAGCTGCAATATATCTGGCATGTGGCATTGACAGCTCCAAG GCTTCTATTTTTGTACAGTCTCATGTCCGTGCTCATGTTGAGTTGATGTGGCTGTTGAGTTCTTCTACTCCTATTGGCTGGCTCAACAGAATGATCCAGTTCAAAGAGAAGTCACGCAAGGCG TCCGACTTGGTACCTGTTGGTGAAGATCAGACACAACATTTGGAATTAACTCGTGAAATTGCTGAACGTGTAAATAATCTCTATGGTGGAAGAAAGTGGAAGAAATTGGGAGG GAAAGGTGGTTCTCTATTTAAG GTTCCTGAAGCCCTTATTCCTCCAGCTGGGGCTCGTGTTATGTCCCTAACTGATGGTCTATCCAAG ATGTCCAAATCTGCGCCTTCAGATCAGTCTCGTATCAACCTTCTTGACCCAAAAGAT GTGATTGTCAATAAGATCAAGCGCTGCAAAACTGACTCATTTCCAGG CTTGGAGTTTGACAACCCAGAGAGGCCGGAATGCAGAAATCTTCTCTCAATCTACCAGATTATTACTGGGAAGTCTAAAGAG gAAGTTGTTAGCGAGTGCCAAGATATGAACTGGGGAACATTCAAGACTACCCTTACAGATGCTTTGATTGAGCATTTGCAACCTATTCAG GCCCGTTATGAGGAGATAGTGTCTGATCCAGGCTATTTGGATAATGTTCTTTTGGAAGGAGCAGGAAAAGCTTCCGAGATAGCAGACATCACCCTCAACAATGTATACCAAGCCATGGGTTTCTTGCGCAGATAG
- the LOC120708005 gene encoding tryptophan--tRNA ligase, chloroplastic/mitochondrial-like isoform X2, producing the protein MSSTAHRSSARGVALAPEDCSLLASTLSVVSIAARPKRLPAPPRRRLLLRRGSMPRASLHVWCSTKRVVSGVQPTGMVHLGNYLGAIKNWVALQDLYETFFFIVDLHAITLPYDAPELSKATRSTAAIYLACGIDSSKASIFVQSHVRAHVELMWLLSSSTPIGWLNRMIQFKEKSRKAGDENVGVALLTYPVLMASDILLYQSDLVPVGEDQTQHLELTREIAERVNNLYGGRKWKKLGGKGGSLFKVPEALIPPAGARVMSLTDGLSKMSKSAPSDQSRINLLDPKDVIVNKIKRCKTDSFPGLEFDNPERPECRNLLSIYQIITGKSKEEVVSECQDMNWGTFKTTLTDALIEHLQPIQARYEEIVSDPGYLDNVLLEGAGKASEIADITLNNVYQAMGFLRR; encoded by the exons ATGTCCTCCACCGCCCACCGCTCCTCGG CTCGAGGAGTGGCGCTGGCGCCCGAGGACTGCTCGCTTCTCGCATCCACCCTCTCCGTCGTCTCAATTGCAGCGCGGCCGAAGCGGCTCCCGGCCCCACCGAGGAGGCGCCTGCTTCTCCGGCGAGGAAGTATGCCCCGCGCCTCCCTGCACGTGTGGTGTTCGAC GAAAAGAGTAGTTTCTGGTGTACAGCCAACGGGAATGGTTCACCTTGGAAATTATCTTGGTGCTATTAAGAATTGGGTTGCACTTCAG GATTTGTACGAGACATTCTTTTTCATCGTTGACCTGCACGCA ATTACTTTACCATATGATGCACCAGAGCTATCTAAAGCAACAAGAAGCACAGCTGCAATATATCTGGCATGTGGCATTGACAGCTCCAAG GCTTCTATTTTTGTACAGTCTCATGTCCGTGCTCATGTTGAGTTGATGTGGCTGTTGAGTTCTTCTACTCCTATTGGCTGGCTCAACAGAATGATCCAGTTCAAAGAGAAGTCACGCAAGGCG GGTGATGAAAATGTTGGGGTGGCACTTCTGACTTATCCTGTTCTAATGGCCTCTGACATCCTTTTGTACCAG TCCGACTTGGTACCTGTTGGTGAAGATCAGACACAACATTTGGAATTAACTCGTGAAATTGCTGAACGTGTAAATAATCTCTATGGTGGAAGAAAGTGGAAGAAATTGGGAGG GAAAGGTGGTTCTCTATTTAAG GTTCCTGAAGCCCTTATTCCTCCAGCTGGGGCTCGTGTTATGTCCCTAACTGATGGTCTATCCAAG ATGTCCAAATCTGCGCCTTCAGATCAGTCTCGTATCAACCTTCTTGACCCAAAAGAT GTGATTGTCAATAAGATCAAGCGCTGCAAAACTGACTCATTTCCAGG CTTGGAGTTTGACAACCCAGAGAGGCCGGAATGCAGAAATCTTCTCTCAATCTACCAGATTATTACTGGGAAGTCTAAAGAG gAAGTTGTTAGCGAGTGCCAAGATATGAACTGGGGAACATTCAAGACTACCCTTACAGATGCTTTGATTGAGCATTTGCAACCTATTCAG GCCCGTTATGAGGAGATAGTGTCTGATCCAGGCTATTTGGATAATGTTCTTTTGGAAGGAGCAGGAAAAGCTTCCGAGATAGCAGACATCACCCTCAACAATGTATACCAAGCCATGGGTTTCTTGCGCAGATAG
- the LOC120708005 gene encoding tryptophan--tRNA ligase, chloroplastic/mitochondrial-like isoform X1: MSRALLAHVLHRPPLLGYARARALPCAQPIRLFLAADSDTCVVFAAWLRSSRSGAGARGLLASRIHPLRRLNCSAAEAAPGPTEEAPASPARKKRVVSGVQPTGMVHLGNYLGAIKNWVALQDLYETFFFIVDLHAITLPYDAPELSKATRSTAAIYLACGIDSSKASIFVQSHVRAHVELMWLLSSSTPIGWLNRMIQFKEKSRKAGDENVGVALLTYPVLMASDILLYQSDLVPVGEDQTQHLELTREIAERVNNLYGGRKWKKLGGKGGSLFKVPEALIPPAGARVMSLTDGLSKMSKSAPSDQSRINLLDPKDVIVNKIKRCKTDSFPGLEFDNPERPECRNLLSIYQIITGKSKEEVVSECQDMNWGTFKTTLTDALIEHLQPIQARYEEIVSDPGYLDNVLLEGAGKASEIADITLNNVYQAMGFLRR; this comes from the exons ATGAGCCGCGCGCTGCTCGCCCATGTCCTCCACCGCCCACCGCTCCTCGGGTACGCGCGCGCCCGCGCTCTGCCCTGTGCCCAACCTATTCGCTTGTTTCTCGCCGCGGACTCTGATACTTGTGTCGTTTTTGCCGCTTGGCTTCGCAGCTCGAGGAGTGGCGCTGGCGCCCGAGGACTGCTCGCTTCTCGCATCCACCCTCTCCGTCGTCTCAATTGCAGCGCGGCCGAAGCGGCTCCCGGCCCCACCGAGGAGGCGCCTGCTTCTCCGGCGAGGAA GAAAAGAGTAGTTTCTGGTGTACAGCCAACGGGAATGGTTCACCTTGGAAATTATCTTGGTGCTATTAAGAATTGGGTTGCACTTCAG GATTTGTACGAGACATTCTTTTTCATCGTTGACCTGCACGCA ATTACTTTACCATATGATGCACCAGAGCTATCTAAAGCAACAAGAAGCACAGCTGCAATATATCTGGCATGTGGCATTGACAGCTCCAAG GCTTCTATTTTTGTACAGTCTCATGTCCGTGCTCATGTTGAGTTGATGTGGCTGTTGAGTTCTTCTACTCCTATTGGCTGGCTCAACAGAATGATCCAGTTCAAAGAGAAGTCACGCAAGGCG GGTGATGAAAATGTTGGGGTGGCACTTCTGACTTATCCTGTTCTAATGGCCTCTGACATCCTTTTGTACCAG TCCGACTTGGTACCTGTTGGTGAAGATCAGACACAACATTTGGAATTAACTCGTGAAATTGCTGAACGTGTAAATAATCTCTATGGTGGAAGAAAGTGGAAGAAATTGGGAGG GAAAGGTGGTTCTCTATTTAAG GTTCCTGAAGCCCTTATTCCTCCAGCTGGGGCTCGTGTTATGTCCCTAACTGATGGTCTATCCAAG ATGTCCAAATCTGCGCCTTCAGATCAGTCTCGTATCAACCTTCTTGACCCAAAAGAT GTGATTGTCAATAAGATCAAGCGCTGCAAAACTGACTCATTTCCAGG CTTGGAGTTTGACAACCCAGAGAGGCCGGAATGCAGAAATCTTCTCTCAATCTACCAGATTATTACTGGGAAGTCTAAAGAG gAAGTTGTTAGCGAGTGCCAAGATATGAACTGGGGAACATTCAAGACTACCCTTACAGATGCTTTGATTGAGCATTTGCAACCTATTCAG GCCCGTTATGAGGAGATAGTGTCTGATCCAGGCTATTTGGATAATGTTCTTTTGGAAGGAGCAGGAAAAGCTTCCGAGATAGCAGACATCACCCTCAACAATGTATACCAAGCCATGGGTTTCTTGCGCAGATAG